A portion of the uncultured Draconibacterium sp. genome contains these proteins:
- a CDS encoding helix-turn-helix domain-containing protein produces MDTKLVSFELFNGGKSIDEIAKERALSANTIEGHLAHFIKLGELEATRLVHEEKLKKIADYFEKAEDKSFGVAKSHFGNEVSYGELRIGLSSWEYEKEKNN; encoded by the coding sequence GTGGACACAAAGTTGGTGAGTTTTGAGTTGTTTAATGGCGGAAAATCCATTGACGAAATTGCTAAAGAACGTGCGCTCTCGGCAAATACTATCGAGGGACATTTAGCACACTTCATAAAACTGGGAGAGCTGGAGGCTACGCGTTTGGTACACGAAGAGAAACTGAAAAAAATAGCCGACTATTTTGAAAAAGCAGAGGACAAGTCGTTCGGAGTGGCAAAGTCGCATTTTGGTAACGAGGTTAGTTATGGCGAATTGCGGATTGGATTGAGTAGTTGGGAGTACGAAAAGGAAAAGAACAATTAG
- a CDS encoding shikimate kinase, whose translation MRVYLIGYMGCGKSRLGRRLSEHMGVQFVDMDDYIEERNCKTVPQIFADHGEDGFRQRERKALEELSEFTDVIIATGGGAPCFFDNIDLMNKTGKTVFLNIDPTILADRLMSSKTERPLIKGKSRDELVAFIDDTLKKRKQFYSQAQFEITEPDFDLDRLQEMIS comes from the coding sequence ATGCGAGTATATTTGATTGGATACATGGGATGTGGAAAGTCGCGATTAGGACGCCGCCTTTCGGAACACATGGGCGTGCAGTTTGTGGATATGGATGATTATATTGAAGAACGAAACTGTAAAACCGTGCCTCAGATTTTTGCCGACCACGGCGAAGACGGCTTTCGACAGCGAGAACGAAAGGCCTTGGAAGAACTGTCCGAATTCACTGACGTTATAATTGCTACCGGTGGAGGAGCACCTTGTTTCTTTGATAATATCGACCTGATGAATAAAACAGGGAAAACAGTCTTTCTGAATATCGATCCGACAATTCTTGCCGACCGCCTGATGAGCTCGAAAACCGAGCGGCCACTTATCAAAGGTAAGTCGCGTGACGAACTGGTTGCTTTTATTGACGATACATTAAAGAAACGTAAACAATTTTATTCGCAGGCTCAATTTGAAATCACCGAACCCGATTTCGATCTTGACAGACTCCAGGAGATGATTTCCTAA
- a CDS encoding two-component regulator propeller domain-containing protein: MKRLCCFLIFNFALLSTAFPRQLNFSTYSINEGLSQSVVNCLFQDTQGFLWIGTQNGLNRFDGEKFRVYRYQPNDSLSISNNWIYAISEDRDGNLWIGTKGGLNKYVVAEDCFERVSYQTGYEQEISTHSYNNLLLKSGKMLVHTPPVISVFAPETRQFSHFQSDVPFDPAIQDVKLPVLEDHAGNLWTGCTEGIAVFSFQEEAFSCYPFLSASNDTLEHVNVTELFFDTNSQIWAGTTNGLYRFNQEKKQFEEQNFRLKSGDVFTLKMCIRSIVQSKSGQLIIGTEGSGVYFLTEEGGKYTVENLTSENSGLAHNIVQSLLIDQSENLWVGTLAGISKTDLKKDKFRLFRNGNSPSSVDLLGNVIGGMLKNDDGKLWIGNWGQGLNIVDTKNNVVEHFSSQHDGNHKLPNDFVHVVFKDNDGNIWLGTRDGIVIWNSKKNSFEDWQLYFDRPDWPAFDNTRIYHIIQDKNNRFWIGTSVGVFCVDLQSEEIIRFDQQRSGDRKTSSNLIYTLLEDSDGLIWMATIAGLDVYNPETDKLIHYKKAKGELSSDFVISLCEDSLNRIWIGTNAALNIYDKNSRQFSYFTEKDGLPSNYIYEIVEDKNNDLWFSTGNGLCRFETDNNRLQVFTSEDGLQSPEFNLRAAYCANDGELMFGGMNGFNTFYPNSLKGNPYVPNIVFTSFSATSNNEQHEINITTKSQVVLKRDVQSFTIEFAALEFTNTNKNTYAYKMEGISNDWIEIANRKFVPFFALPPGEYTFSVKGANNDGVWNEEGASLQIVVLPPWWRTQYAYLAYFIIILVIIWAFITLRERRLQMEKIRLEKKVLERTIQIKEQNEIITAKNKELNELNHTKDKFFSIIGHDLRNHFNIIIGFSENLLMSFKNMDAARQEHHISNIYKSSILANDLLGNLLTWARLQRNAIVFHPEPVYVSAKIRDLLRFHEEAALKKNILIEVYAKEEVIVNADVNMFSTIVRNLLANAIKFTYNDGEIAVQITKEKAWCKVAVEDNGIGIAENKLESIFSIESTEVARGTNGEKGTGLGLVLCKEFVEKHGGIIRVESELGKGSKFIFTLPVNDSEG; encoded by the coding sequence ATGAAACGATTGTGCTGTTTTCTGATTTTTAACTTTGCGCTGCTGTCAACTGCTTTCCCCCGACAATTAAATTTTTCAACTTATTCAATTAACGAAGGGCTGTCGCAAAGTGTTGTAAACTGTTTGTTTCAGGATACGCAGGGATTTCTCTGGATCGGAACACAAAACGGATTAAATCGATTTGACGGTGAAAAATTCAGGGTATATCGTTACCAGCCAAACGATTCACTATCAATTTCCAATAACTGGATTTATGCAATTTCTGAAGATCGTGATGGAAACCTTTGGATAGGAACAAAGGGCGGGCTGAATAAGTACGTGGTGGCAGAAGATTGTTTTGAGCGTGTGAGTTACCAAACGGGCTACGAGCAGGAAATAAGTACACACAGCTACAATAATCTGCTTTTAAAAAGTGGAAAGATGCTTGTACATACACCGCCGGTAATTTCTGTTTTTGCCCCCGAAACCCGGCAATTCTCCCATTTTCAAAGCGATGTCCCTTTCGATCCGGCTATTCAGGATGTAAAATTACCGGTTCTTGAAGATCATGCCGGAAATCTATGGACAGGCTGTACCGAAGGTATAGCAGTCTTTTCTTTTCAGGAGGAAGCATTTAGTTGCTACCCGTTTTTATCCGCAAGCAATGATACTTTAGAACATGTGAATGTTACCGAATTGTTTTTCGATACAAATTCACAAATTTGGGCCGGAACGACCAATGGATTGTATCGATTCAACCAGGAAAAGAAACAATTTGAAGAACAGAATTTTCGGTTAAAATCGGGCGATGTTTTTACCTTAAAAATGTGCATTCGAAGCATTGTTCAGTCAAAATCAGGACAGCTGATTATTGGCACAGAAGGTAGCGGAGTTTATTTTTTAACCGAGGAAGGAGGAAAGTACACGGTTGAAAATCTAACCTCTGAAAACAGCGGACTGGCCCACAATATTGTGCAGAGTTTATTGATTGATCAATCAGAGAACCTTTGGGTAGGAACTTTGGCGGGAATAAGTAAAACCGATTTGAAAAAGGATAAGTTCAGGCTTTTCAGAAATGGCAATTCGCCTTCATCGGTTGATTTGCTGGGTAATGTAATTGGCGGAATGCTGAAAAACGATGATGGTAAATTGTGGATTGGAAACTGGGGACAGGGATTAAATATTGTTGATACGAAAAACAATGTGGTGGAACATTTTTCGTCGCAACATGATGGCAACCATAAACTGCCCAATGATTTTGTGCACGTTGTTTTTAAAGACAATGATGGCAATATATGGTTAGGGACACGCGATGGTATTGTGATTTGGAATTCAAAGAAAAATAGTTTTGAAGATTGGCAACTTTATTTCGACCGCCCCGACTGGCCTGCATTTGATAACACTCGTATTTATCACATCATTCAGGATAAAAACAATCGGTTTTGGATTGGAACGTCGGTTGGAGTATTTTGTGTAGACCTGCAATCGGAAGAAATTATACGTTTTGATCAACAACGGAGTGGAGATCGGAAAACAAGTTCGAATCTGATTTATACGCTTTTGGAAGACTCTGACGGTTTAATCTGGATGGCAACAATAGCCGGTTTAGATGTGTATAATCCGGAAACAGATAAATTAATACACTACAAAAAAGCAAAAGGAGAACTGAGTAGCGATTTTGTAATTTCGTTGTGCGAAGACAGCCTGAACAGGATCTGGATTGGTACAAATGCCGCTCTGAATATTTACGATAAAAATTCCCGACAATTCAGCTATTTTACGGAGAAGGATGGCTTGCCCAGCAATTACATTTACGAGATTGTTGAAGATAAGAATAACGATTTGTGGTTTTCAACAGGCAATGGATTGTGCCGATTTGAAACGGATAATAATCGGCTTCAGGTTTTCACCTCCGAAGATGGATTGCAGAGTCCTGAATTTAATTTACGCGCCGCATATTGTGCAAACGATGGCGAATTGATGTTTGGAGGAATGAACGGATTTAATACTTTTTATCCCAATTCGTTAAAAGGTAATCCTTATGTGCCAAATATTGTATTTACCTCTTTTAGCGCCACAAGTAACAATGAACAGCACGAAATTAACATTACAACAAAATCGCAAGTGGTTTTAAAGCGAGATGTGCAATCGTTTACCATTGAATTTGCAGCGCTTGAGTTTACCAATACCAATAAAAACACTTATGCCTATAAAATGGAGGGCATCTCGAATGATTGGATAGAAATTGCCAACCGTAAATTTGTTCCGTTTTTTGCCTTGCCGCCCGGAGAATATACTTTTTCGGTTAAAGGAGCCAACAACGATGGTGTTTGGAACGAAGAAGGAGCAAGTTTACAAATTGTGGTTCTTCCTCCGTGGTGGCGAACTCAATATGCTTATCTGGCCTATTTTATAATTATTCTTGTGATTATTTGGGCATTTATTACGCTTCGCGAACGCCGATTGCAAATGGAGAAAATTAGGCTGGAGAAAAAGGTGCTTGAACGCACAATTCAGATAAAAGAACAAAACGAAATAATTACCGCTAAAAACAAAGAACTAAACGAGTTAAACCATACAAAAGACAAGTTTTTCTCCATAATCGGGCACGATTTACGTAATCATTTTAATATCATAATTGGATTTTCTGAAAATTTGTTGATGAGTTTTAAGAACATGGATGCGGCCAGACAAGAGCATCATATTTCAAATATTTACAAATCGTCGATATTGGCTAACGACTTGTTGGGTAATTTATTAACCTGGGCGCGCCTGCAACGAAATGCCATTGTATTTCATCCTGAGCCGGTATATGTTTCTGCCAAAATCAGGGATTTGTTACGATTTCATGAAGAGGCTGCACTAAAAAAGAATATCCTGATTGAGGTTTATGCCAAAGAAGAAGTTATTGTAAATGCTGATGTCAATATGTTTTCAACCATCGTTCGGAACCTGTTGGCCAATGCCATAAAATTTACGTACAACGATGGCGAGATAGCAGTACAAATTACAAAAGAAAAGGCGTGGTGCAAAGTGGCTGTTGAAGACAATGGGATAGGAATTGCGGAAAATAAACTAGAAAGTATATTTAGCATTGAAAGTACCGAGGTTGCACGCGGAACAAATGGTGAAAAAGGAACCGGACTAGGCTTGGTGTTATGTAAAGAATTTGTTGAAAAACACGGAGGAATTATACGTGTTGAAAGTGAGCTTGGAAAAGGAAGCAAATTTATTTTTACCTTGCCTGTTAATGATTCTGAAGGTTAG
- a CDS encoding HRDC domain-containing protein encodes MKTNKQLQLAFDFVQYTGQNIFLTGKAGTGKTTFLRSLKERSPKRMVVVAPTGVAAINAAGVTIHSFFQLSFAPQVGNESKLSSEQRFAKEKINIMRSLDLLVIDEVSMVRADVLDAIDRTLRRFKNKRKPFGGAQVLMIGDLQQLAPVVKNEEWGLLRREYDTPYFFSSKALREFPHVSIELTEVFRQQDEKFISVLNKVRENKLDEEARQLLNTRHIPDFVPGDEDGFITLCTHNVSAQRINDSKLAALTGKKEFFTASVEGKFPEYSYPTDFKLELKVGAQVMFVKNDSNPEKRFYNGKIGQVQSIEKDRVFVLCPGEEEEIEVEAQNWENYKYSIDKESGEIREEMEGMFTQVPLKLAWAITIHKSQGLTFEKAIIDAEASFAHGQVYVALSRCKSLEGMVLSSPIAGSSIINDQKVSGFIRDVEENQPGETELNAAKLAFQKEQLTEIFRFYRSENLLRNITKLVNENKGSFPEVTITQLEKMRNSHDNEIVAVAAKFHNQITDLLRQQPDVYQNGTLQERIKKASAYFGEKVQHILADGIKKVDLDVDNKEIKRQLKRYVNDLKDDVQLKLTAFESCLEGFDVKRLMDSRAKTLVKQSKSSGKQKAKEITDFENIPNPELFEQLRNYRTEKAGELEIPPFMIFSQKVLYALVTYLPTDAASLKLINGLGPRKITQFGADIAAIIQHYCNENNIEKGEIPLQETKRKRRKKWTQSW; translated from the coding sequence ATGAAGACCAACAAACAACTCCAGTTAGCTTTTGATTTTGTACAATACACCGGGCAAAATATTTTTCTTACCGGTAAGGCCGGAACCGGTAAAACCACCTTTCTACGTAGCCTGAAAGAACGCTCGCCCAAACGAATGGTTGTGGTGGCACCAACGGGTGTTGCGGCAATAAATGCGGCAGGTGTTACCATTCACTCATTTTTTCAATTGTCGTTTGCGCCGCAGGTGGGGAACGAGAGCAAACTTAGCAGCGAGCAAAGGTTTGCCAAAGAGAAGATAAATATTATGCGAAGCCTCGACTTGCTGGTAATCGATGAGGTGAGTATGGTTCGTGCCGATGTTTTGGATGCCATCGATCGCACCCTGAGGCGGTTTAAAAACAAGCGTAAACCGTTTGGAGGTGCACAGGTTTTAATGATTGGCGATTTGCAACAGTTGGCACCGGTGGTAAAAAACGAAGAATGGGGATTGTTGCGCCGCGAATACGATACCCCTTATTTTTTCAGCAGTAAAGCACTGCGCGAGTTTCCGCATGTAAGCATCGAACTCACCGAGGTGTTTCGGCAGCAGGATGAAAAATTTATTTCCGTACTGAATAAAGTGCGTGAGAATAAGCTGGATGAAGAAGCCCGGCAACTTTTGAATACACGTCATATTCCGGATTTTGTTCCGGGTGACGAGGATGGTTTTATAACACTTTGTACGCACAACGTAAGTGCGCAACGCATTAACGACTCAAAGCTGGCGGCATTAACCGGGAAAAAGGAATTTTTTACTGCTTCGGTTGAGGGCAAATTCCCAGAATACTCCTATCCAACAGATTTTAAGCTGGAACTAAAAGTTGGTGCTCAGGTAATGTTTGTTAAAAACGACTCTAATCCTGAGAAACGCTTTTACAATGGAAAAATAGGGCAGGTGCAGTCGATTGAAAAAGACCGTGTTTTTGTGCTTTGTCCGGGTGAAGAAGAAGAGATTGAAGTGGAAGCACAAAACTGGGAAAACTACAAATATTCAATCGATAAAGAATCGGGAGAAATACGCGAAGAGATGGAAGGTATGTTTACCCAGGTTCCGTTAAAACTGGCGTGGGCAATTACTATTCATAAAAGTCAGGGCTTAACTTTTGAGAAAGCTATTATTGATGCGGAAGCATCTTTTGCTCACGGGCAGGTTTATGTGGCGCTGAGTCGTTGTAAGTCGTTGGAAGGAATGGTGCTTTCATCGCCAATTGCCGGAAGTAGTATTATCAACGATCAGAAAGTAAGTGGTTTTATTCGCGATGTGGAAGAGAATCAACCCGGCGAAACGGAATTGAATGCTGCAAAACTGGCCTTTCAAAAAGAGCAGTTAACGGAAATATTTCGCTTTTACCGCTCGGAAAATTTATTGCGAAACATAACAAAGTTGGTAAACGAGAACAAAGGAAGTTTCCCGGAAGTTACCATTACCCAGCTTGAAAAAATGCGCAACAGCCATGACAATGAGATTGTGGCAGTGGCTGCAAAATTCCATAACCAGATTACTGATTTGTTGCGTCAGCAGCCCGATGTTTATCAGAACGGCACCTTGCAGGAACGCATAAAAAAAGCGTCTGCCTATTTTGGCGAGAAGGTGCAACATATTCTGGCCGATGGAATTAAAAAGGTGGATTTGGATGTGGATAACAAGGAGATCAAACGCCAGCTGAAACGTTATGTGAACGACCTGAAAGATGATGTTCAGTTAAAACTAACAGCATTTGAGTCGTGCCTGGAAGGATTTGATGTAAAACGATTGATGGATTCGCGCGCTAAAACGTTGGTAAAACAAAGTAAGTCTTCAGGAAAACAAAAGGCAAAAGAAATTACCGATTTCGAAAATATCCCGAATCCCGAATTGTTTGAGCAATTGCGTAACTATCGCACCGAAAAAGCCGGTGAGCTGGAAATTCCTCCTTTCATGATCTTCTCGCAAAAGGTACTGTACGCCCTGGTAACTTACCTGCCAACCGATGCTGCATCGTTAAAACTGATAAATGGTTTGGGGCCCCGAAAGATAACGCAGTTTGGAGCCGATATTGCAGCTATTATTCAACATTATTGTAACGAAAACAATATTGAAAAAGGGGAAATTCCGCTTCAGGAAACCAAAAGGAAAAGAAGGAAAAAGTGGACACAAAGTTGGTGA
- a CDS encoding thiamine pyrophosphate-binding protein: MSTVAEVFAHTLKEIGVRYVFGVPSGNMIDYVEALRKEEGIDFILVGHEATAAFMAGVCGRLTGVPGACFATFGPGATNLSTGVGGAQLDRFPLLAFTDEMPDDLLKRTVQMNINHQQLFFPITKWTTRLNQNNVEEIILKGAGIATDDLPGAVHIGIPAGIGRNQVQKVKAEVDYLRLEKKRWSPLVADQIAKVAKLIQTSKKPVLAVGLSAVHAQVSKQIIELAEKLQVPVVLTPMAKGLFPEDHPMYAGVLFHALSNEVAKVYSQADLVIGIGYDPVEFNYEDWMPEVPLIHIDRQEADVATGQIPEVFNVIGALEVAMTELLKLDINPKSWDYSFLEANKQQIFRKLTPKTGSFGPLAVVDELRKVLPDEGILTVDVGAHLHLVGQQWRTPKPEKLLMTNGWSSMGFAIPAALAAKLCNPDLPVVALMGDGGFLMMAGELAIAKRLNLNIVFVVIYDDSLSLISIKQDKKNFDTSYGTDLNLLDGEPTNHYFGVPVVRATNSDEYKNALTKAFATDGPLVIEAVVSSKEYDELVLKPNK; encoded by the coding sequence ATGTCAACAGTTGCAGAAGTATTCGCTCACACGTTAAAAGAAATTGGAGTACGCTATGTTTTTGGAGTGCCTAGCGGCAACATGATCGATTATGTTGAAGCGTTGCGAAAGGAGGAAGGTATCGATTTCATATTAGTGGGACACGAAGCAACAGCAGCATTTATGGCCGGAGTTTGTGGTCGTTTAACCGGTGTTCCCGGAGCCTGTTTTGCAACTTTCGGGCCCGGAGCTACTAATTTAAGCACAGGAGTTGGTGGCGCTCAACTCGATCGGTTCCCGTTGTTGGCTTTTACCGACGAAATGCCCGATGATTTGTTAAAGCGCACTGTTCAGATGAACATTAATCATCAGCAGCTTTTTTTCCCAATCACCAAATGGACAACCCGCCTGAATCAGAATAACGTTGAAGAAATTATTTTAAAAGGAGCCGGAATTGCAACAGATGATTTGCCGGGTGCCGTGCATATTGGTATTCCGGCCGGTATTGGCAGAAACCAGGTTCAGAAAGTGAAAGCAGAAGTGGATTATCTGCGTTTGGAAAAGAAACGTTGGTCGCCATTGGTTGCTGATCAGATTGCTAAAGTTGCAAAGCTTATCCAAACAAGTAAAAAGCCTGTTCTGGCTGTTGGATTGTCGGCAGTGCATGCGCAGGTGAGTAAGCAAATTATTGAACTGGCCGAAAAACTTCAGGTGCCGGTAGTTCTTACGCCAATGGCAAAAGGACTGTTCCCTGAAGATCATCCAATGTATGCCGGAGTGCTTTTCCATGCTTTGTCAAACGAAGTTGCAAAAGTGTATTCGCAAGCCGATTTGGTTATTGGTATTGGTTACGATCCGGTGGAGTTTAACTACGAAGACTGGATGCCTGAAGTTCCGTTAATTCATATCGACCGGCAAGAAGCTGATGTGGCAACCGGGCAAATTCCTGAAGTATTTAATGTGATCGGCGCACTTGAGGTTGCCATGACCGAATTGCTAAAGCTTGATATAAATCCCAAGTCCTGGGATTATTCATTTTTGGAAGCAAATAAGCAGCAGATCTTCAGAAAGCTGACCCCAAAAACCGGTAGTTTTGGGCCGCTTGCTGTGGTTGATGAACTGCGAAAAGTTTTACCCGATGAGGGGATATTAACCGTTGATGTTGGTGCTCATTTACATTTGGTTGGGCAACAGTGGCGCACTCCAAAACCGGAGAAGTTGTTGATGACCAACGGATGGTCGAGTATGGGTTTTGCTATTCCGGCAGCTTTGGCGGCTAAACTTTGTAACCCTGATCTGCCGGTTGTTGCTTTAATGGGCGACGGTGGTTTTCTGATGATGGCCGGGGAACTGGCAATCGCAAAACGACTAAACCTGAACATCGTTTTTGTAGTGATTTACGACGATAGCTTATCGCTGATAAGTATTAAACAGGATAAGAAGAATTTTGATACGAGTTATGGCACGGATTTAAATTTGCTTGATGGTGAGCCGACCAATCATTATTTTGGAGTTCCGGTAGTTCGTGCAACAAATAGCGATGAGTATAAAAACGCATTGACAAAAGCTTTTGCCACCGATGGGCCACTTGTAATTGAGGCAGTCGTTAGCAGCAAGGAATATGACGAACTTGTGCTAAAGCCAAATAAATAA